A part of Salmo trutta chromosome 15, fSalTru1.1, whole genome shotgun sequence genomic DNA contains:
- the LOC115149297 gene encoding hydroxycarboxylic acid receptor 2-like, translated as MANLTTMVDNCCAFESPILDLVLPPILVLEFMFGLMGNIVALWMFIFHMDTWKPNSVYLTHLAVADSIVLFCLPFRADYYRRGKNWIHGDVMCRIMLFLLAANRAAGIFFLTAVAVDRYFKIVHPMNKINRMGLNYALWVSLGLWGLIIAATGYLLANEHFFYRNNRTQCESFNICMGFSPLSTWHNTFYIIQFFLPTTIVTFCTICITWQLKNKTLDTGGKIKRAVQFVMAVALIFIICFFPSTVSRIAVWILKAWYNECRYFQEANLAFYTSVCFTYFNSVLNPIVYYFSSPAFSGTFLKLFNRLLGRKEDEEQSASPVNGTGIGSPNTVSGRI; from the coding sequence ATGGCGAACTTGACTACTATGGTCGACAACTGCTGCGCCTTCGAATCTCCCATTCTGGACCTGGTCCTTCCTCCTATCCTGGTGCTGGAGTTCATGTTCGGGCTGATGGGGAACATTGTGGCTCTGTGGATGTTTATCTTCCACATGGACACCTGGAAGCCCAACTCTGTCTACCTCACACACCTTGCCGTGGCTGACTCCATCGTCCTGTTCTGTCTGCCCTTCAGAGCCGACTACTACAGACGTGGCAAAAACTGGATCCATGGTGATGTCATGTGCCGGATTATGCTGTTCCTGTTGGCGGCCAACCGTGCCGCTGGCATCTTCTTCCTTACTGCGGTGGCCGTAGACCGTTACTTCAAGATCGTTCACCCTATGAACAAGATCAACCGGATGGGCCTGAACTATGCTCTGTGGGTCTCTCTGGGCCTGTGGGGCCTGATCATCGCTGCAACCGGGTACCTGCTGGCCAATGAACACTTCTTCTACCGCAACAACCGGACACAGTGCGAGAGCTTCAACATCTGCATGGGCTTCAGCCCGCTGTCTACGTGGCACAACACCTTCTACATAATCCAGTTCTTCCTGCCAACCACCATCGTCACCTTCTGCACCATCTGCATAACCTGGCAGCTGAAGAACAAGACGCTTGACACTGGAGGGAAGATCAAGCGGGCGGTGCAGTTCGTCATGGCCGTGGCACTCATCTTCATTATTTGCTTCTTCCCCAGTACGGTGTCTCGGATCGCTGTGTGGATCCTCAAGGCCTGGTACAACGAATGCCGGTATTTCCAAGAGGCCAATCTGGCGTTCTACACCTCTGTGTGTTTCACCTACTTCAACAGCGTGCTGAACCCCATCGTGTACTACTTCTCCAGCCCGGCCTTCAGCGGGACCTTCCTAAAGCTGTTCAACAGACTGCTGGGGAGGAAAGAGGACGAGGAACAGTCAGCCTCGCCTGTGAATGGGACCGGGATCGGCAGTCCCAACACAGTATCAGGGAGGATCTGA